One Vicia villosa cultivar HV-30 ecotype Madison, WI linkage group LG5, Vvil1.0, whole genome shotgun sequence genomic window, AGCAATACCTGATCTCCCTCCCAAAGTTGTTCAAGTTGACTGTCACGCATATCAAGTTGAACAAGATTTTCTGGAGAAAAATCCAGCGGCAAAGATCTTTGAGGGAAGGCATCCCAGCGAAGAAATCTTAAATCATCTGGAAGACTAAGAAGAAATGATGGAATGTACACATTTGAGCCTTGATTTTTGCTAGATTTATAGAACTGCAGCAGTCTTAGATTGTGCATCATTTTGAAAGTTTGAGGATTCAGTTGAACTTCTTTGATTCGGCACATGTCAAGAAATATACATTGCACAGAATCTGTCCCCTAAAAGTTAAAGGAAGGACTTATAAACAGAAATACAAATAAGCTGTAAAGAAATAACCGCCAAGTGTTTCCAATATGCGATAAAGACATAAAGTACATGTGTATAAAAAAGGTTTCATGTTGTGAAGAAAGCAATATAAGAAACATAAAGGTTTTACCTTGTTCTTTCTTAAAACATGATAAACATCCTCGTGTTTCCACAGTCGGCTGCGTTTTCCAGGATCATTTACACATTGTTGACGAACAATTTCAAGTCCCATTTCGTGTATCAAATCGTGCAGCACAATTTCACCTTTTAGAATAGATATAAGGCCCCGATCAATGAGAACTCTCATTCCAATAGTAGCCGAGAAACCACAGCTATCTAGTATTTGTTTGACAGTATTCATATCATGTCCTCTATAGAAGCAAGCTATTTCAAGAAATATATCCTTCTCCTCATCATCAAGTCTATCATAACTTAATTTCAAGGCACCAAAAATTTCACCTTCAGGTTGCTTTTTCAACTTCCCCAAAGCACTCTCCCATTCTTCCTCCGTTCTATTTTGAAGTGATAAGCCCAAAACTTTGAGAGCTAATGGGATCCCTTTGGCATAATTTAATACCTTCTCTGATAATCCCATATAAGCTCCTATAGGATAGTTTTGTTTGAAGGCATGGAAACTGAAGAGTTGTAGAGATTCTTGAAAACTCATCTCATCCACTTCATATATTTCATCAGCATCTACATTCTTAAGCACTTGCATGTCTCTACTAGTCACAATGATTCTACTTCCCTGGTCAAAGGCATCACGCCCTCCAATTAAATCTTTAAGTTGACCCGAATTGTTCACGTCATCGAGAATAAGGAGAGCCTTTGCCCGTAACTCAGATAAATAATTGCTTTTTACGTGACGTATTCCAAATCTTTCTATTTCTTCGTGAACTTTTTCAACAAAGCTGCTGGAACTGAACTGAGGAGCCAAGTTTTTATATACTGCACTAGCAATTGTTGTCTTG contains:
- the LOC131604015 gene encoding disease resistance protein RPV1-like, whose product is MSPPTPTPTLHDVFLSFRGEDTRNGFTGHLYAALCRENINTFIDDRLNRGDHISDSLRKAIEESAIYVIVFSEHYAYSTWCLDELTQILECKEKFGRLVIPIFYKVDPSNVRHQRGSYADAFVKHEKRFKEELILKWKAALTQVAGFSGWDSKNRHFEYLLVEEIAKDIRRKLYRSPFTLSDCQGQIGIHKHVAQIKSILHVEATDVRIIGIWGIGGIGKTTIASAVYKNLAPQFSSSSFVEKVHEEIERFGIRHVKSNYLSELRAKALLILDDVNNSGQLKDLIGGRDAFDQGSRIIVTSRDMQVLKNVDADEIYEVDEMSFQESLQLFSFHAFKQNYPIGAYMGLSEKVLNYAKGIPLALKVLGLSLQNRTEEEWESALGKLKKQPEGEIFGALKLSYDRLDDEEKDIFLEIACFYRGHDMNTVKQILDSCGFSATIGMRVLIDRGLISILKGEIVLHDLIHEMGLEIVRQQCVNDPGKRSRLWKHEDVYHVLRKNKGTDSVQCIFLDMCRIKEVQLNPQTFKMMHNLRLLQFYKSSKNQGSNVYIPSFLLSLPDDLRFLRWDAFPQRSLPLDFSPENLVQLDMRDSQLEQLWEGDQHLPNLKKLDLSGSRKLIRIPDLSGCPNIEEVILSECKELVQVYSSGFLSRLKCLWLNGCVELRSLIIPSNILSRSLGLIVLYNCCNLKMFSVSSTNTGFYHMVAHVLEHEGIAYTETFCPGNWHSASTNNLVPYLRNSHILLTLLSLMS